The Streptomyces sp. NBC_00306 sequence GTGGTCGCCGAGGCGGCTGACCGGGACGGAGACGGAATGCTCGACCGAAGCGAGCTCGACCTGATCTACAAGGCCTTCGACGTCGACGTGGACTTCAGTGAGGAGACCTTCCGCCGCCTCGACCGTGACGGCCACGGGCTGTTCAGCACCGCCGAATGGGCTCAGACGGTACGGGACATGTTCAGCTCCACCGATCGCGCCACGGCCGCAGCGGTCGCATTCGGCCCCGTGCCCTAAGACAGCACCGGCAAGGTCAGCCCCGTCAGCCTCGATCAGCCGTTCCCGTAACTGTCAGGCCTGCGGGCCGGCTGACCGAGGCCCCCGGCTATGCACCCATGTGGAGCCCTGCCTCCCGCGCGGTGCCCTGCTGCCGCTTCACGCCCTATCGCCGCGCCGTGCACCGGCGTTGCTTGCAGTGTCCGCTCGTGTCGGCGGAAGCGAATTTCTCTTGGAGCCAGCTTGTCTGTGACTGGAACACAACGGCGCTTTGACCGGCTTCGCCATATTCAGCGTTTGGATCCGGAGCGGGACTACGAGGAGATCTGGCGGTTGGTCACCGCGCACGAATTTCCTTGGGATTACTGGCAGTCGGTGTCCCTGGCCTTCTTCCGCACCTTTGCGGTCCCGTCCATCAGCGCCCTGCTGGAGGAGACCGGCGAGATCGTCTGCCACACCCAAAAACGTGCGGACGACACCCTGCTGATCATGTATGAGATGGGCCGCCTGGGTCTGGAGAGCCCCGAAGGGCGGGCCTATCTGCGGCGCATGAACCAGATGCACCGACGCTACGTGATCAGCAACGACGACCACCTCTACATCATCGCCCTGTTCATCGTCACGCCGGTGCAGTGGATCAACCGGTTCGGCTGGCGCCGCCTGACCGTGCACGAGGAGCGGGCACTGACCAACTACGGCAGGCGCCTGGCGCAGCTCATGGGCATCAAGGACGTCCCGGCCACCTTCGCCGACTTCGACCAGGTCGCCCAGTCCTACGAGCGCTTGCATTTCGCCGTCACCGACAGCAGCCGGCGCCTGGCCGAAGCTGCTATGGCTTTCACCGCGGACATGCTCCCCAAGTCGTTGCGCGGCCCGCTCAAGCCAGTGATGCGCCGCCTCTCCCTGGCAAGCCTGGACGACGCCCTCCTGCACGCAGTCGGCCTGCCCCTCCCGCCTGAACGCGACCGGCGCCTGGTCACCTGGCTGCTACGTACGCGCGGCCGCATCCTGCGGATGCTGCCGCCGCGCCCGGACAACCGTCCCCACCGCCTGGCCCTGGCAACCTACCCCGACGGCCACCAGGTCTGCGACATCGGACCCGCCTGGCTCACAGACGGCACAGCTGACGAGCAAAACAAGGTCGTGAAAGGACACCGCCCGTGATCGGCCTGGGCAGCGTGGCCATCCCGCTCCCAGTCCAGGCGCACGTCGGCCGTGCGAGTCGATCGCGAAATGCTGCGTAAGGCAGTGGGCGCGCAGGCAGCGGCAGTCCGTCAACCCTGCCGCGGCGCAGCGAAGCGGACCCTGGTCTGATGCCGGAGCATGAGCGACCAACCCGCGCGCACCGCCGCGGCGGCTGCCAACGGTGCACCGACGGGATCCAGGAAATTGGGAGGCGCTGATGGTGATGAGTCCTGTTGGTCCGGGGCGGACGGCCGAGGAGATCCTCCTCGCCGCCCGCGCGGTACTCGACCCTTCCCTGCGAGCTGCGGTGGCCATGCTTCCGGAGCCGCTGCGTGGTTTCGCACAGTTCCACTACGGGTGGGCCGGCTCCGACGGCGCGGCTGCGGAGGGCTGGTTGTCGCGACTGCGGATGCCGACGCTGGTGCTGCTGTCTGCAGACATCAACGGCGACGGCTGGGATGGGGCGGTGGAAGCGGCCGCGGCGTGGAGCCTGATGGGCAACCACACCCTGATCCATGACGACATCATGGACCGCGACAGCCACCGCCGTGGCCGTCCGACCCTGTGGACGGCGTTCGGCACCGCGGCGGCCCTGCAGACCGGCAACGCGCTGCTGGCCCTCGCCATCGAGTTGCTGTCCGAGCAAGGCGGTCCAAGGATTCCGGCGGCCATCGGCCGGATGGGACGAACTGTCCAGGTAATGGCCGCCGGGCAGGTCGCAGACATGGACCTCGAAGCGTGCACCGAGGTGGCGCTGGAGGAATCCATGGCGGTCGTCGAGGCTAAGACGCCATCTCATTTGGCGAGTCTGCGGTAGCAGATGAGGGTGCAGGCGATGCTGGTGAAGGCGAGGAAGTGGTCGGCTTTGCGTTCGTAGCGTCGGTGGAGGCGGCGGCAGCCGGCGAGCCAGGCCATGGTGCGTTCCACGGTCCAGCGATGGCGGCCCAGCCGTTGTGAGGACTCGACTCCCTTGCGGGCGATGCGGTGGGTGATGCCGCGCGTGCGTAACCATTTCCGCAGGTGGGCGTAGTCGTAGCCCTTGTCGGCGTGGAGTTTGGCGGGCTTGCGCCGTCGCCGGCCGCGGCGCGAGCGGATGGGCGGGATGCCCTTCACGAGCGGGATCAGGGCCTGGCTGTCGTGCAGATTGGCCCCGGAAATGCCGACGGATATGGGCAGACCCGATCGTTCCGTGATCAGGTGGATCTTCGAGCCGTACTTGCCCCGGTCGACAGGATTCGGACCTGTCAGGTCCCCCTTTTCAGGGCCCGCATGTTCACCGAGTCGATCGCGCACCTCGACCAGTCCAGCTCGCCGCGGGCACCGAGTTCGTCGAGGACCAGGCGGTGGAGTTTGGCCCACACCCTGGCCTTGGACCACTCCGCAAACCGCCGGTGGGCGGTCGCTCCGGACGGGCCGAACGACGCCGAAGGCAGCTGCTGCCAGGTGCAACCCGATGTCGCCACGAAGACGATCGCCGCCAGCACTTCCCGGTCGCCGTGCCGACGCCGACCACCGCCCTGCGGCCGCGACGGCGCCTCCGGTACCACCCGCTGGAACAACTCCCACAACTCGTCCGGCACCAACCGCTCAACGATCCCCACCATGACTCACAGACTACCGAGTCACCCAAATGAGATGGCTTCTAAGGCATGCCAGGTGATGAGCTATGCCTGCGAGCTGGGCGGCCTGTGCGCTGACGCCGCGGACGACCAGATCGAGGCCCTGTCCGCTTACGGTCACCACCTGGGCATCGCCTGCCAGCTCCAGGACGACCTGGAAGACCTCCGGCCCACGGGCGACTGGGTTGACGGCGTGCACGGCAGTGATATCCGCCGACGGAAGAAGACGCCCATGCTCCTGGCGGCCTTGCGCGCGCAAGGCGCTGACCGTGACCGCCTCGCCGACCTCTACCGCTCTGATACGTCCCTCAGCGACAGGCGGATCCGGGAGGCCGCCGAGCTCGTCGAAGCCTGCGGCGGGTCCGGCTGGGCACTGCGGACGATCGAGGAGCATATGGACCTCGCGTCGCACAGCCTCGACCGCGCGCGGCCCACTCCCCGGGCGGACCGGGAACTGAAAGCCTTTGCCTCCGTGTTCGGCTGCCCCGTCACCGGCCACGACCGCCTCACCGG is a genomic window containing:
- a CDS encoding oxygenase MpaB family protein → MTGTQRRFDRLRHIQRLDPERDYEEIWRLVTAHEFPWDYWQSVSLAFFRTFAVPSISALLEETGEIVCHTQKRADDTLLIMYEMGRLGLESPEGRAYLRRMNQMHRRYVISNDDHLYIIALFIVTPVQWINRFGWRRLTVHEERALTNYGRRLAQLMGIKDVPATFADFDQVAQSYERLHFAVTDSSRRLAEAAMAFTADMLPKSLRGPLKPVMRRLSLASLDDALLHAVGLPLPPERDRRLVTWLLRTRGRILRMLPPRPDNRPHRLALATYPDGHQVCDIGPAWLTDGTADEQNKVVKGHRP
- a CDS encoding polyprenyl synthetase family protein, producing the protein MSPVGPGRTAEEILLAARAVLDPSLRAAVAMLPEPLRGFAQFHYGWAGSDGAAAEGWLSRLRMPTLVLLSADINGDGWDGAVEAAAAWSLMGNHTLIHDDIMDRDSHRRGRPTLWTAFGTAAALQTGNALLALAIELLSEQGGPRIPAAIGRMGRTVQVMAAGQVADMDLEACTEVALEESMAVVEAKTPSHLASLR
- a CDS encoding IS5 family transposase (programmed frameshift); translated protein: MVGIVERLVPDELWELFQRVVPEAPSRPQGGGRRRHGDREVLAAIVFVATSGCTWQQLPSASFGPSGATAHRRFAEWSKARVWAKLHRLVLDELGARGELDWSRCAIDSVNMRALKKGDLTGPNPVDRGKYGSKIHLITERSGLPISVGISGANLHDSQALIPLVKGIPPIRSRRGRRRRKPAKLHADKGYDYAHLRKWLRTRGITHRIARKGVESSQRLGRHRWTVERTMAWLAGCRRLHRRYERKADHFLAFTSIACTLICYRRLAK
- a CDS encoding polyprenyl synthetase family protein, whose protein sequence is MASKACQVMSYACELGGLCADAADDQIEALSAYGHHLGIACQLQDDLEDLRPTGDWVDGVHGSDIRRRKKTPMLLAALRAQGADRDRLADLYRSDTSLSDRRIREAAELVEACGGSGWALRTIEEHMDLASHSLDRARPTPRADRELKAFASVFGCPVTGHDRLTGSVPVSA